Within the Rosa rugosa chromosome 2, drRosRugo1.1, whole genome shotgun sequence genome, the region aaagaaagaagcactacaaaaaaaaattgcaatggcCACGGCGCAATGCCGTCACTAAAACTtcatttgccgtcgcaaattgGCGACCGCTAGGCGACGACAAAGCTTTGGtcgccgttggtggcgtcgccaatgCTATTGGCTACGACAAATGCACAGTCGTAAGAGTATTAGCGACGGCAAACCTTTTGCCGTCGAAAGGATCTTGCGACCGAAAAATGCCGTCGCCAATACCAATAGCGACGCCACCAACCGCTACCAGAGTTATCTGCCGTCGTCAAAAGTCATTTGCGACGGCGAAAATGCGTCGCAAAAATgttatttatgaataaaaaaaagggaccgtgaccacttacccaatttttggccaaaaattgcccacttactccaccaagagttttttaaccccatttacccaatctaacagtgcttgacagtattgccctcattttaattaacaaattacactcatatctctctctcctccccctcatcgatttctttctctctctttctctaacctcgtctcaggctctctttctctctctctctctaagccaccactccaccgtcgatgtcggcctcTACCGCCGCCGCTCGatcccaccgtcggaccaccagaggatgacgccatccaactccacgatcccaacccctctgggcttcgccggttttgttcgtcagatgtccgggaagctctccacgccggaattgggtctgggcttcgccggttttgttcgtcagatgtccgggaagttccgaagctccacgcctgaatcgggtctgggcttcgccggttttgtttgtCAGATGTCCGAGAAGCTCCGAAGatccacgccggaatcgggtctgggcttcaaAGCTCATCTCCTTACaggtctcggacgacgtcaaactgtggtctattggggggcaatagacagattattgccccccaataatttcttaactgtggttaattaatcactgaaattaaagttttgataagtcttatgttgttttgagtttattaaagtacaataatctgttaatgatagaaactggtgatttttggggtggtctattgggaggcaatagacagattattgccccgcaataatgtcttaactgtggttcatttattacaggtcatttcaacaaaatgctgctagattcattaaccaaaataattaggtttattggggggtcataaaaagtttattgccccctaataatttttttatagatggtcagaagtaactcagtttggttttaaattagtttacaaaagtacaggtattcaaattcaatattTGGTGAATTTAAGTCCACAACGAATTGCCttttttttcacactctccacttcacttgaaccgcttcaccctaggcctcccgggtggcctcttaacaagaataaatgcacctaacaacaaaaggatcaaccatattcctccaaaaaatgacaaaacaattatattattgccccgcaataaacagattattgcccccaaataatatatcaaaaataccaaaacacattagaagcagtctttaaacacaaaggaaaatatcactgaacacagttatagagactttacaacaattaagacacattattgcccctcaataggaagattattgccccccaataatctcgaCTCCTGTTGACGATTTTGCCCACAATTCCAGTCATTTTGCAACAATTTCGGTTGACCATTTGCCTTCACACTGATTTGACTCCGATTGCAACGACTCTGGTTGCAGCCCGGGACCGGAGATACAATCAAGTTGCGATTTCCGTGATGATCAGTCGCCGGCgagagagacagaagcaaatcgaagacgtacccgattctactggcggtcgtcaattccttcagaaggtcaaaccCGGCCTCGCcaagcttctcagcgacgaggatcatcggcttggcgtcgagcctggccgcAGAGAGCACGACAACGAGTTTCAGCGTGGCGATGGCGAGAgccggcgtcgtgggcgacctgctggagggatggagggagggagagagagatccgacgtcgtctagagagagagagagagagagaaatcggtgagggggagagagagagagagagaaactgagaggagagagattgaaggagagggcaaaaaagtcccaaaaattaataaaaaagaattaattgggtattagggaaataatcctttagagtgttttgggtaaacggggttaaaaaacagttagtggagcaaatgggcaaattttaagctaaaattgggtaaatgagcatttcccctaaaaaaaatttggcatgcatatttgcatgccattttttttttttttttgataaaagctATACAAAAAGGAATAAAGCTTATACAAAAGGGAATGtaacattttaatttttctcacGAATGTTACAAAAGGAATGAAGCTTCTATGAAAGTTTACAAGATAATTAAGCTTTACAAGGTGCTTATCTTCCTCTACTTCAACATTGAAATAGAAGCTGCTCACCAAGCCTGACTAgttgtttgcctcaaaatcgtctcggccgaaATGAGGGCCGAGGGACCTGTGGTTGAATTGTCCTTCTGaaattgcgcgggcgtgccaactcgcggccgaaTGGCCGAACGAGGTTCAGATCTAATTTGCGCTTGTATCTGACTTCTTATCAAATGATTGaaggccgaggaaggaaccctATCGGCCGTTGGGTTCTAATGCCTCTGTTGCAAGGACTTCGGTCGGGCGTCAATCCTGACCGGGATCTACTATCACGTTCACTTCTTGGGTAAACTCAAATGTTCGGGTGACAAGCGAGAGATCTATCGGGTGAAGGTACTCGCAGATCACGGTGAAGACGAAAGTGAAATGGACTCGGCTGTCAAAGCATTGTGAGAATATGTGTGTGTGAACAACGAATCGCATCGACCCAATCCGGACTGGCCGAAAGAGATCAATGGCTGATAATTCTATGTTACGAACTACTCCTAAGTGCGAAAAGTAAAGTGCAtataaagtaaataaacaagaaagtaaagtgcttgaatgtaaagaattgaattgaaactaagaaactagaaatgaaaacaagttatgaaagttgaatcGAAGGTAAAGTACCTATGAGATAGCAAGAGAAAAGTTTAAGAGTAaaagttgtatattgatttgtttgtgtgaTGCAGGACCTTTTACAATGAGTTTGAAGCTCCTATATATACAGATCAAAACCTAGGCTAACTTGTTCTCTAAAACGTGGAATTCAAGTAGGATTCATCTTCCTTTTTTGGGTTGATTCATCCATAAATGTTATGATTCGGCTGATATCTGGAATCTTCACAATTGAAATTCTAAATTGATTTAAACTCTTTCCTTGTGAGGATTCCTTCCTTAAACGGATTCCTTGACCGATGTTTGTCAGTTGGGCTTGGGCCGAGCATATCTAAGCTCCTTCTCGGCCCATCCGCATAGTCACTTATTTGAACTTGGATTTTCCAACCATGTAACCGTGTGATCCACTTTCATCATCTTTTGGGTTGTTCGACCCAAAATCTCAAACCTCGGCCGAGTGATTGAATGATGTCTTTATCTCAGACTCAAAACTCTAATCTCGATCGAGTGACCGAACAACGCCCAGTCATACGACTCAAAACTATAATCTCGATCGAGTGACCGAGAAACTCTGATTTCGGTCAACACCTTCATTTCGGCCGTTTGACCTAAATTATATATTCTCGATCGGCCTAATGCTTATTTGACTAATTTCCTCATCTCAGCTGAATGGCCAATTAATTTCATTCTCAGCCGAATGATTGAGTGACTTCATTCTTGGCCCTAACTTAATCTCAGCCAAaattctctctcatccaacagTGAAAGCTTAGTAGGTCGACGTGCAAAAAACAGGTGCAAACACTAGTAAGAAACAGAAGTTGCTCACCAAGCTTGAATTGATGCTTCAAGGTACTACCTATATGACAATTTTATAGAGTCAAAATGTTAAATACAACCTTGAAGAAATATATGAAGCTAGCTAAGTTTAAGAATCAAAACTAACAATCTTCAATTATATAACAAAGCAGCAGCTAGCTAGAAGCTAATACTACCAAAAGGCTAAACTAGATAAACAAAAGCATAAATGTATCTCTATATATTACCAGAAGGCCAAGTGTACAATATCCAAAATAAATTACGTATGTGTTTTCTAGGTTGATGAAAGAATGGCTAATATTTATCACAACTCTCAATCATTTAAGTGTCATCACTAGAACATAAGTATTCATGATGGCTCTGAATGAATAAAAATGgacattcaaaacataaaagtaTAAATCTGTACAAGTATTCATGAGggagagaggaaggaggagggggggggggggtttggtTGTTCACATCACTCACCTCTTAAGAAGTGACAGATCATCACCTTTGCTTAAACTCTAGTTTAGTTGATGGATCCTGTTTAGTATCTGCCAGAAAATGAATGGCATATATGTGTAACTTGCGTAAGTATATATGCATCAATAGTATTTAAAAACCAGTATGATCAGTAAAAGGAGGTATACCATATAGGTGATTGCACATGCTTCCATTTGGTAAATATTCAAAAACCAACATTTGACTTTCGTGGCAGTAACTCAGTATTTTAACTAAGATTCAGTGATGAATCTGCGACAAGTACATTACCTGCTACCACATAATTAAGCTCTTACATAGTTGTTTTTGTTATGCACAGTTGTTCATTatgcaaaatgaaaagaaactgATCCTTAACACCATATCTAGTTTAGGCATAGAACATGGTTCATTAAGTAACTAGGAGCTACAAAATGTAATGCACAGAAGTATAGAGTGTAGAACACTATGATATGTCCCCATTTAGTTATACCTCTGAGACAAATTCTTGTCTAGGAGCACCGGGGCGCCTTTTGATAGCCACAACCATCCCATCACGGAGCAAACCTTTATAAACAAGTCCAAAACTTCCATATCCCAGAAGACTGCTTTCATCAAAATGCTTGGTAGCTTGCTCTAACTCCTCCATTGTGAAGTGCCTTGTTGAACTAGGTCCACCTCTAGTCAGCTCAACTGACCATGTTGGCAAGAAGAGTATCATAGACATCAGTAGTTAACTAATTGGCAAAAACATTAGATAAAATGTGATATAAAATCTTACCTATTGCAGATGGATCCGAAGAACCAGTCTTTGAATCCTTGTTGGGGAAATGCTTATTACATTGTGCCTTGCAGAACGACATGAATCCGACGATTATTGCCGCCAAGGCAAGTGCCCCAACAGCACCTCCAACTATGGCTGCAGAAGATGACTTTGACATGTCTTAGAGCCTTTGCTTTCTCCAGTTATAGACTTAAACATTGAGCCTGTGATGATAATGCAGAAGAACCAAAAGAGCAGTCAATCCAAGCATTTTAACGAGTTTGGGATTTTAAACACCAGTCTCTATGGCAACTATACTAGTCAAAGAGATTAAGTGGTCTTATTGATTTGAGAAAACTAAAATGTAGTTTTAGAGTGGCATTTGAGCACTTGCTAGTGGGGTTTTGGTGCCAACAAATGTTCAGAGATGTTAACTGGCTGATCTCAAAGTATCTACTTGGGAAACAATTTTGGTATGTGATGAAAAACTGATGCTgctaaaatctaaacaaatagaTCAAAAGACAACCCATGCTTTTAGAAAGGCCTTTCAGCAAACAaacggacaaaaaaaaaaattaattagctAAACCTGTTTTTATGTCATAAATACTTGTGTATCATCAACTTGGCCATTCGCAACAGCGCCATAATTCATCACATTGAATGTGCTTGTTGCAAGTGATCTCCATGCTTCTGGGAATGCCTGTCAACAAACAAAAATTGCAGAGAATCAAGATGCATTAATTAAAATTTAACATAACAAGATTAATCACAATAATATAAGCTTGCTAGCCAAATGATTTGGTAATATACGTCCTTGTAAATCATCATATGTTTGGCGATTTGGAAGAGGACGATAATACACTTCGAATGTATTTGGAGTTGCAAAAACATCACCATATTCATTATTGAATGGATTTGATGTCGCAGCAGCAACTTGATCACCATAATAACCAATGGCATCATCATCTTTTAAAGTATATGTTGTAGGAAACCAGTAAGTCTGGCACATGAACTTGGTGAAGGTGAAGCAACCAAAACGAACATGAACAAAAAGATCGTAGCAAGTACTCGGACCTCCATATTAACTCTAGCTAGCCAGCTATCTCTAACAacgaaaaaaataaagaaggaAAGAGAAGGCTAGCTAGGTTGAGAGCAATTTAGACTTCTTAGACAGCACAAGAGACATTATATTGATTGAATGACATTGCAAGTGGCTGAAATCATATAATGGGAATTGCTAAAGAATTAGGACCATTTAACACAATTATACTTATTTCAGCTTGGCACACAACAATCCATTCCCAAAAATCCCCAATCGCTTTGTAGACCCAGGTTCAAAATTGGAACCTCTGCCAAACCCTACAATCTATAGAAGATAGGAAGTTTTTAAAAAGTAGATATCTTAAGGGGCTTAAACCCTAGATTACAGGGCTCAAACAATGAGCCTGACCACTTCACACAGAACCCTTATTGGTGATTTGCTTGCGCATTTCACCAAATGAGTTTACCCTCTCTACATCACTGATCAAGTAAAACCATATCCCTATTCACAAACACCATCTTTCATCAAATATAAAAAGGCAAACCATACGGAATCACAGATAATTTGCATTAACAAAATTCACTTTGCATTAACAGCAAAATGCAAGAAAGCAAATCTCACACAAGCAGTGACTAAAGCTTTCAGTCCACAATGAATTAAATCAGAGATAATTTCTAGCAGATCATAACTGAAAACCTCAACATAAAATTGAATCTAACAGTAAAATGAAGAAgcccaaaacaaaaactaagcaAAAAGAGGTAGGGAACTGACCCAAGACGCAAACTTTCCGAGAATAGAGAAGAGAAAGCATCTGAGTTGAATCGAAATTCAGCACAATTCCGCTCGAACAGAACGATACTCACTCGAATAACCACGCCATTGATCTGGAAGCGTCTGAGTTGAATCAGATTCAACGAGAGAGGAAGAGGTATGACTGAAGAGAGCCAAattgaaatacccaaaaacaaGAAGCCCTAGATCTAGATCAACACAGTTGCCACCAAGTTCTGCGATGCTCAATTTGTTGAGTTAGATCGAGAacgaagagaaagagaaagagggtTGCGGTAGAGATCGAACAGAGATTGAGGGAAATAGGCTAGGGcttttttattagaaaataGATTTAATAAGAGAATTGGGCTCATAGTTGTTCTCTCGTGCGATAGCATTGTAGACGCAGTCGCCAAGTATTGAAAGTTTGCGACTGCAAACGTTTCGCCGAAGAAAAATATTAAAGATTGGCTACGCCATTGCCACGGCATAGTAACTCAGTCGCAAGTTTTGCAACGGCGTAACTTTGCCGAAGAGAAAAGCCCATTTTTAGCGACGGCAAAAGGATGTCGACGCCAACTAGGGTAGCCAttgcaattattttttgtagtgaagaatgaaaaaaaaagttttattgagtagttatacatgtctattgcggggcaataatatgattattggaggcaataatatgattattgggaggcaataatatgagtattggggggcaataatatgcatataaattgatcaattgtgcctgtagtgtattcattttgattttgggagtttatgcaattcactggagggcaataatatgattactggggggcaataatatggttactgagtattattagggggcaataaatttagacaccggaatccggtcaccagtccggtagccagattccggtgaccggtcgccATGGCTATGTATCCTATACATCGCATGTCATCTCAGGTTCTTATGTATCGAACACCTATCCAAACTTTATCTCAACATCATTCCACTCCTTCCCTTCTTCATATTCCACCCAAGGTTTGTGGATGTGTTAGCTATGTTCATATTTACCAACAAAATAGTGATAAGTTGGACTCTCGTGCCCTTAAATGCATGTTTGTTCGTTATTCTGCCACTCAGAAAGGGTACAAGTGTTGCTATTTTTAGTCAAGAAAGGTTCTAGTTTCTATAGATGTCACCTTCTGTGAACAAGAGGCTTATTTATGAGGGGGAGTCTCGGAAACTCCTCTTCAAGGGGAGATTGAGACTagcaaagaagaagagaagttgTCTGATTTtgggaatggtgtgacattacATAATAATGAAGTTGATGTGGATagcaaaggagaaaaaaaatattgaaagTGTATCAAAGGAAGAAGAGATAAAATGATGATCAGCTGATGCGTACAGATCCTCTACGTGGCCAATCGGCTGTATTTCCTATGGATCATCCTGAGGTAAATTTTGACTCTCCTTCTACTCCTGTTTATATTTCTTAATCTAATTGTGATAGGTTAGCCA harbors:
- the LOC133734115 gene encoding LRR receptor kinase SERK2-like isoform X2, giving the protein MSKSSSAAIVGGAVGALALAAIIVGFMSFCKAQCNKHFPNKDSKTGSSDPSAIVELTRGGPSSTRHFTMEELEQATKHFDESSLLGYGSFGLVYKGLLRDGMVVAIKRRPGAPRQEFVSEILNRIHQLN
- the LOC133734115 gene encoding proline-rich receptor-like protein kinase PERK3 isoform X1, coding for MSKSSSAAIVGGAVGALALAAIIVGFMSFCKAQCNKHFPNKDSKTGSSDPSAIVELTRGGPSSTRHFTMEELEQATKHFDESSLLGYGSFGLVYKGLLRDGMVVAIKRRPGAPRQEFVSEVMYLSQIHH